One region of Passer domesticus isolate bPasDom1 chromosome 19, bPasDom1.hap1, whole genome shotgun sequence genomic DNA includes:
- the MYL10 gene encoding myosin regulatory light chain 10 isoform X1 has translation MAPKKAKKKIEGGSNVFSMFEQTQIQEFKEAFTIMDQNRDGFIDKADLRDTFAALGRLNVKNEELEDMVKEAPGPINFTVFLTMFGEKLKGTDPEETILNAFKIFDPEGKGRIKADYIKEMLMTQADRFSQEEINQMFAAFPPDVSGNLDYKNLCYVITHGEEKD, from the exons atg GCTCCCAAAAAGGCAAAGAAGAAGATAGAAGGTGGTTCCAATGTTTTCTCTATGTTTGAACAAACCCAGATCCAGGAGTTCAAAGAG GCTTTTACCATCATGGATCAGAACAGGGATGGCTTTATTGACAAAGCAGATTTGAGAGACACATTTGCTGCACTAG GTCGTCTGAATGTCAAGAATGAAGAGCTTGAAGACATGGTGAAGGAGGCGCCAGGTCCTATTAACTTCACTGTCTTCCTTACTATGTTTGGGGAAAAGCTGAAAG GCACGGACCCAGAAGAAACCATTCTGAATGCTTTTAAGATTTTCGACCCAGAAGGAAAAGGCCGCATAAAGGCAGACTA CATCAAAGAAATGCTCATGACACAGGCAGACCGGTTCAGTCAAGAAGAG ATCAACCAGATGTTTGCTGCTTTCCCTCCAGATGTCTCTGGGAACCTCGACTATAAGAATCTCTGCTATGTTATCACCCATGGTGAGGAGAAAGACTGA
- the MYL10 gene encoding myosin regulatory light chain 10 isoform X2 encodes MFEQTQIQEFKEAFTIMDQNRDGFIDKADLRDTFAALGRLNVKNEELEDMVKEAPGPINFTVFLTMFGEKLKGTDPEETILNAFKIFDPEGKGRIKADYIKEMLMTQADRFSQEEINQMFAAFPPDVSGNLDYKNLCYVITHGEEKD; translated from the exons ATGTTTGAACAAACCCAGATCCAGGAGTTCAAAGAG GCTTTTACCATCATGGATCAGAACAGGGATGGCTTTATTGACAAAGCAGATTTGAGAGACACATTTGCTGCACTAG GTCGTCTGAATGTCAAGAATGAAGAGCTTGAAGACATGGTGAAGGAGGCGCCAGGTCCTATTAACTTCACTGTCTTCCTTACTATGTTTGGGGAAAAGCTGAAAG GCACGGACCCAGAAGAAACCATTCTGAATGCTTTTAAGATTTTCGACCCAGAAGGAAAAGGCCGCATAAAGGCAGACTA CATCAAAGAAATGCTCATGACACAGGCAGACCGGTTCAGTCAAGAAGAG ATCAACCAGATGTTTGCTGCTTTCCCTCCAGATGTCTCTGGGAACCTCGACTATAAGAATCTCTGCTATGTTATCACCCATGGTGAGGAGAAAGACTGA